In the genome of Telluria beijingensis, one region contains:
- a CDS encoding DUF6152 family protein, producing MNMPVKRALLLGAVLSTAIATASAHHGWSEYDAKQPKQLTGTIEESGYQQPHGFVRLKTADKTWVVVLAPPGRMENRGLAKDMLAVGGEVTVYGYPNRSKPNELRAERITVGDKVTELR from the coding sequence ATGAATATGCCTGTAAAACGCGCGCTTTTGCTGGGCGCCGTGCTCTCCACCGCGATCGCCACCGCTTCCGCCCATCACGGCTGGAGCGAATACGACGCCAAGCAGCCCAAGCAGCTGACCGGCACCATCGAGGAATCCGGCTACCAGCAGCCCCACGGCTTCGTGCGGCTCAAGACGGCCGACAAGACCTGGGTCGTGGTGCTGGCCCCGCCGGGCCGCATGGAAAACCGCGGGCTGGCGAAGGACATGCTGGCGGTCGGCGGCGAAGTCACGGTGTATGGCTACCCCAACCGCAGCAAGCCGAATGAGTTGCGCGCCGAACGCATCACGGTCGGCGACAAGGTGACGGAGCTACGCTGA
- a CDS encoding zinc-dependent alcohol dehydrogenase family protein gives MQAYQILHGAGIDGLQCIDYPERDLGLGEVRIRVHAVSLNYRDLMVASGNYLVSVEDPIIPCSDGAGEVLAVGPGVTRVQVGDRVAGSFFPHWLEGGPTPDKVRHGLGGDIDGMLAEEVILHEDALAIVPAGLSFIEASTMPCAAVTAWNAIFVSSNHVKPGDTVLLLGTGGVSILGLQLARAAGLRTIVTSSSDEKLARARELGAHHTINYQNIPEWHDEVLHLTHGVGANVVLEVGGKGTVNRSLTSAAMGGTVAVIGGVSGFGGEVNPASLLASAKRLVGIYVGSRTMLEDVMRFVDVGGVKPVIDRVFPFGQAQEAYRHMASGAHFGKVVIDVTDRGQVIS, from the coding sequence ATGCAGGCCTACCAAATTCTTCATGGCGCGGGTATCGACGGCCTTCAATGCATCGATTACCCCGAGCGTGACCTCGGCCTGGGAGAGGTGCGCATCCGCGTGCACGCGGTCTCGCTCAACTACCGCGACCTGATGGTCGCCAGCGGCAACTACCTGGTCTCGGTCGAAGACCCGATCATTCCCTGCTCGGACGGCGCCGGCGAAGTGCTGGCGGTCGGTCCCGGCGTCACCCGGGTGCAGGTGGGCGACCGCGTGGCTGGCTCGTTCTTTCCGCACTGGCTCGAAGGCGGGCCGACGCCGGACAAGGTGCGCCACGGCCTGGGCGGCGACATCGACGGCATGCTGGCCGAAGAAGTGATCCTGCACGAAGACGCGCTGGCCATCGTCCCGGCAGGTTTGAGTTTCATCGAGGCGTCGACCATGCCGTGCGCCGCGGTCACCGCCTGGAATGCGATCTTCGTCTCCAGCAACCATGTGAAGCCGGGCGATACCGTGCTGTTGCTGGGCACCGGCGGCGTCTCGATCCTCGGCCTGCAACTGGCGCGCGCGGCTGGCCTGCGCACCATCGTCACCTCGTCCAGCGACGAGAAACTGGCGCGGGCGCGCGAACTGGGCGCCCATCACACGATCAATTATCAGAACATCCCGGAATGGCATGATGAAGTGCTGCACCTGACCCATGGCGTCGGCGCGAACGTGGTGCTGGAAGTGGGCGGCAAGGGGACGGTCAACCGCTCGCTGACCAGCGCGGCGATGGGTGGCACCGTCGCCGTCATCGGCGGCGTCAGCGGCTTCGGTGGCGAAGTCAATCCGGCATCGCTGCTGGCCAGCGCCAAGCGCCTGGTGGGCATCTATGTCGGCAGCCGCACCATGCTGGAAGACGTGATGCGCTTCGTGGACGTGGGCGGCGTCAAGCCGGTGATCGATCGGGTGTTCCCGTTTGGCCAGGCACAGGAGGCGTATCGGCACATGGCGTCCGGCGCGCATTTCGGCAAGGTCGTGATCGACGTGACCGACCGCGGCCAGGTTATCTCCTGA
- a CDS encoding DUF2269 family protein: MDYLVLKWLHIVSSTLLFGTGIGSAWYMLFANVSRDVRAIAVVAKYVVVADWLFTATTAILQPLTGFYMVYLAGYPLHSKWLMWSIVLYVIAGACWLPVVWLQIRMRDIAAEAARLDTPLPALYWRYFRIWVTLGVPAFAAFIVIFWLMVAKPV, from the coding sequence ATGGATTACCTGGTGCTGAAATGGCTACACATCGTCTCGTCGACGCTGCTGTTCGGCACCGGCATCGGGTCGGCCTGGTACATGCTGTTCGCGAACGTCAGCCGCGACGTGCGGGCGATCGCGGTGGTAGCGAAATATGTCGTCGTCGCCGACTGGCTGTTCACCGCCACCACCGCCATCCTGCAGCCGCTGACCGGCTTCTACATGGTCTACCTGGCCGGCTATCCGCTGCACAGCAAGTGGCTCATGTGGTCGATCGTCCTGTACGTGATCGCCGGCGCCTGCTGGCTGCCAGTGGTGTGGTTGCAGATCCGCATGCGAGATATCGCGGCCGAGGCGGCGCGTCTCGATACGCCACTACCGGCGCTTTACTGGCGTTATTTCAGGATCTGGGTGACGCTGGGCGTGCCGGCGTTTGCGGCATTTATCGTGATTTTCTGGCTGATGGTGGCCAAGCCGGTGTGA
- a CDS encoding glutaminyl-peptide cyclotransferase codes for MLKQFTTFAVACSIACMSAGTAQAALPVYGFVIKNTYPHDPQAFTQGLFYRDGHLYESTGQYGRSTIRKVELKTGKVLQKADLPAEVFGEGSTAVGNHLIGLTWTSQVGYVFDLKTFKLKQSFKYEGEGWGLASDAKQLYMSDGSSFIRILDPKTMQELRRVQVTAEGRPVDRLNELEMVDGELYSNIWGSELIARIDPASGKVVGVIDLTGLLPPDQRGTKEVDAVLNGIAWDSKGKRLFVTGKLWPKLFEIELVPKLRR; via the coding sequence ATGCTCAAACAGTTCACCACCTTCGCCGTCGCCTGCTCCATCGCCTGTATGAGCGCCGGCACCGCCCAGGCCGCGCTGCCGGTCTATGGCTTCGTCATCAAGAACACCTATCCGCACGATCCGCAAGCCTTCACCCAGGGCCTGTTCTACCGCGACGGCCACCTGTACGAGAGCACCGGCCAGTATGGCCGCTCGACGATCCGCAAGGTAGAGCTCAAGACCGGCAAGGTGCTGCAGAAGGCCGATTTGCCGGCCGAGGTGTTTGGCGAAGGTTCGACGGCGGTGGGCAATCACCTGATCGGCCTGACCTGGACTTCGCAGGTCGGCTATGTGTTCGACCTCAAGACCTTCAAGCTCAAGCAGAGCTTCAAGTACGAGGGCGAAGGCTGGGGGCTGGCGAGCGATGCCAAGCAGCTGTACATGAGCGACGGCAGTTCCTTCATCCGCATCCTCGACCCCAAGACGATGCAGGAGCTGCGCCGGGTGCAGGTGACGGCCGAGGGCCGCCCGGTCGACCGCCTGAACGAACTCGAAATGGTCGATGGCGAGCTGTATTCGAACATCTGGGGCAGTGAGCTGATCGCCCGCATCGATCCCGCCAGCGGCAAGGTCGTCGGCGTGATCGACCTGACCGGCCTGCTGCCGCCTGACCAGCGCGGCACGAAGGAAGTCGACGCCGTCCTCAACGGCATCGCCTGGGACAGCAAGGGCAAGCGCCTGTTCGTCACCGGCAAGCTGTGGCCCAAACTGTTCGAGATCGAGCTGGTGCCGAAGCTCAGGAGATAA
- a CDS encoding DUF6644 family protein — translation MRDDAWLYPIVEIVHIVGIALLVGAAAMFDLRLLGFGRTLPVQALARHLLPWSWVGLLLIVPSGLLMFTTQPELLDNGVFLLKLALIAVAGVNAFVFHAGPWRVAGDWPQTPPARARLHAVLSLLLWIAVIACGRLLAYV, via the coding sequence TTGCGCGACGATGCCTGGCTCTATCCGATCGTCGAGATCGTCCACATCGTCGGCATCGCGCTGCTGGTGGGGGCCGCGGCGATGTTCGACTTGCGCCTGCTCGGTTTCGGCCGAACGCTGCCGGTGCAGGCGCTGGCGCGCCATCTGCTGCCGTGGTCGTGGGTCGGCTTGCTGCTGATCGTGCCGAGCGGCCTGTTGATGTTCACGACCCAGCCCGAGCTGCTGGATAACGGCGTGTTCCTACTTAAGCTGGCGCTGATTGCGGTGGCGGGGGTGAATGCGTTCGTCTTCCATGCCGGACCCTGGCGCGTGGCTGGCGACTGGCCGCAGACCCCGCCGGCCCGGGCCAGGCTGCATGCCGTGCTGTCGCTGCTGCTCTGGATTGCCGTGATCGCCTGTGGGCGTTTGCTGGCGTATGTGTAG